Within Vicia villosa cultivar HV-30 ecotype Madison, WI linkage group LG1, Vvil1.0, whole genome shotgun sequence, the genomic segment tattgACCATAGAATAATATATTATTGACCATAGAATAGTATAACTTTTATTTTGAGACTaagtataattaatataattttgatatatatatatttttaaattggttgtgcctatattttttctttaatatattaaagcaaaaatagtttaatatttaaaaaaataataaaagaaagaatAATTATGGAAACGgggttttatataatatataaaaggaaagaaaataatgtaaatttaaatagggatatatatatatatatatatatatatatatatatatatatatatatatatatatatatatatatatatatatatatataacaaatttactaatgattgaaatatttttataattaatgacaacaaaatatttatatacaagtaactatattgattaaattaattttatatacgaGAAGAAATAACTATAATTATGAATAAAAGAATCAACTTTCTATTATTGCTATATAGGAGTAGACATAATAtataacttttattatttttttattatttttaactgaTGATATAATAATTGCACGCACCTGAATTTTGTCCCTTACGCTTGACAAATTCATGATTTTAATACTTAAATATATGAACATACCaatataggtagtacccatcaatccttataagcttcccttagaccatgcagtcccataccaatataggtagtacccatcaatccttataagcttccCTTTATAAGTTTCCCTtcgaccatgcagtcccataccatCACGGCTTtaagatccctctcattccgatgtggcgaccaccctagccccaaagatccctctcattccgatgtggcgaccaccctagccccaattggccccaggtgttccatgtggtgcaaccacccctcgcacacgggtcttttcagcatgctttgacctcactcgcacgctttccaggaaacttcccagaaggtcacccatcccaatactactccaagtcaagcacgcttaactgtggagttcttatggaacgggctcccgaaaagaagatgcatcttgttggtataggtagtactcatcaatccttataagcttcccttcaaccatgcagtcccatacctgcacggctttaggatccctctcattccgatgtggcgaccaccctagccccaattggccccaggtgttccatgcgaTGCAACCACCCTTCgcacacgggtcttttcagcatgctttgacctcactcgcacgctttccaggaaatttcccagaaggtcacccatcccaatactaccccaatactactccaagtcaagcacgcttaactgtggagttcttatgaaaCGGgatcccgaaaagaagatgcatcttgtttgtataagtagtacccatcaatccttataagcttcccttcgaccatgcagtcccatacctgcacggctttaggatccctctcattctgatgtgacgatcaccctagccccaattggccccaggtgttccatgcggtgcaaccacccctcgccttcttcggcctcgggtgttacagaatattaacggaaactaattttgaatattaacggaaacacgaagttattgatctaaatatttaatttttgaatattaacgggaagacgaaattactgatcaaaataataaatattaacgggaacacagagttattaacaaaatattgaatattaaatagaacacgaagttactgataattttttggaatattaacataaacattaagttactgataaattttttgaacattaacgggaacaaatttgaaatattaacgggaacacgaagttattgatcaaaataatgaatattaatgggaacacggagttactgatcaaaataataaatattaacgagagcataaaattattgatgaaaatattgaatattaacgggaacaaatttggaatattaacgaaaatacaaagttacttatcaaaataatgaatgttACCGGGAACATGaatttactgatcaaaatattgaatattaacgggaacatgaagttacttaataaaatattgaatattaacgagaacatgaattagtcatcaaaatatttaatattaacggaaTCACACATTTTCTTTACACATATTATTTCTCAATGGAACCTCTAAATTTTTTAAGTGCATcattctaaaacaatataaactttattttcttaattatttttttattttcaatattcgatttttttaatattagtatttttataactttacccattttaattaacatttagtCTTTTACTAATACTTTTTTTCTCTCAACCACAATGCGCGAACACAACgtgtacccgtgcgaacgcacggataAGACACTAgttttcattaaaaaatgaataCAAATATCTTATTTTCTAAATCTACGagaattttctctttttctctcatgaaaaTATACGTAGTTTATATGATAATTTTGAGGTTCATAAAtacatgtaaaatattttattattggttgtttttacaatttttattttttatcatataaTGTTATATCATTTTACTTTCTTCTAATTAATTTTATTGatgttatttataaatataaattttagagttaaatatatttttacccctaatctcaaattttaattttagtccatattaaaaaaataacatattttacttTCTTCAAATTTTATGCATTCAGATTTagttatgttattttttaaaatctataaaaaGGGGAGATGAGAAAGATGAATGTAAATATTTTATTCTCTAAATCTTCATGGAATTTCTCTTTTTCTCTGAATGTGtagtttatataataatttaaaggTTCATATAATACATGTAAAAAATTCTATTATTGATTGTTTATACAATTCTTACTTTCTTATAGTTatcattttaaaaactaaaatttcaaataattaactACTAAAAtttactaaataattaaaaataaataattttggttagtaataaaaattatttttagaaataacaaataaagtaaaattaaaatgaacataaaattactaaaataataattaaattatataaagtTAGTGGGAGAAATTTAAGAGTTAGttgaagaaaatttatttttaataaataagtaataaaatcaaatcaaataaaaatatacaattactaaaaaaccttaattttgactaataaaataaaaataaaataatattaatagttaatatagtttgaaaaataaatttaaaatatgtgttaaataaattttatattagttatgtatttaatttaaaataaaagttaaaatgaatataattaataaataagaaaaattaacCATCTATATGTAATACATGGGGCATTCTCAATTGAATAATAAAAGaagtaaaaaatatatagaattttgaaattaaaattgaaaaaaatacaaaaaaaaaaaagataaataataaatttttagaggCCAAAAAATAAATTACAGTGAAATAAGTTGCAACCTATAAGTAAATTTAAAGGTATAGAATTAGTTTGTAACCCTTAATTTACAAAGCATCTAggtataaaattaatttgtaacCCTTAATTTACTCGGCATCTAGATATGAGTTAAATCTCATGAGCCTATCTCAAGGTAATATtacttaataatattaatatccaaaattatatttttaataataatattaataatagtaataataataataaattaaaaaaaatatgtgaaagagaaaaataccaaattttggaGTAATTCACTAAGCACTTTATCATATATCATACTAAACTAACCTATTTGAATAAACTACAACATATGAAAAATGATCTCCATCCTTCTCTATTTACAATTTGCAATATAGTTGAGAAGAAAACTATTCTTTgtaaaaattgattttctttactattatttcaatattataattataattaataatttattaatattaaaaataggtTAACATATTATACataattttttcttcttattaCTGAGTCATCCTTTATAATAATTTCACTAATTCTTTTAAATCTCACCTAtttataaaactttcatcaataaatataacaaattaacaactattttattttctaatataacGTAATTTGAAAGTATCAAATATTGCTATAAAACATCAAagcaattaatttatattttaaattagaaatacaatcaatataaaaatattataaaaatgtattttaatttttttctataataataatcattaacaatattttaataaaatataaccgtgcatcgcacgggtggACGTCTAGTTTATACAAATATCCAATAAATCATTAAAGCTCGTTAAAATCTCATTTACAAGGCCTAatccaaataataaatatttcagGCCGGCCCATAAAAAACCCGGCCCAATCCACGAAGCGTAACATTGGTAGTGATAGTGGCTAGGTGTGAAGGTGATTACAGAGAATAAGCAGAAACAAATCCGAATCGCGTTTTGTGACAAGAGAAAGCCAAAATGAGCGGACCAGCCAAAAAAGTGGTGGATGTTGCCTTCAAAGCCGGCAAGAACATCGACTGGGAAGGGATGGCTAAGCTTCTCGTCTCCGATGAAGCTCGCCGTGAATTCTCCGGTCTCCGTCGCGCTTTCGACGAGGTTAACAGCCAACTTCAAACAAAGTTCAGCCAGGTAGATAGATAGATTCCTTCACAGATCTTGATAGTTTCGGATATTGTTGTGTATTTAGGGTTCCGATTTATGATTAGATGCTAGATCGATTGAATTTTAGGGCAATTTTTGAATTGGTTCATGTAAGGTTTGTATCGATTTATTGGTAATTTTTTCTGTATCATACTGTTTTATATATTCATGTTTCATAATCTGTAGGAGCCTGAGCCGATAGACTGGGAATATTATAGAAAAGGAATTGGCCCTCGTTTGGTGGATATGTACAAGGAGGCTTATGAGAGTATGTTTTTGAACTCTATGGTCAATGCcttttatatgtatgtatttaGATTTCTTAGCCTGACACATTGTTGATGGTGATAACATGATTGGATTGAAGGTTTGTAAAATTgattctttttttaataaaatatcctAACAATGCAGTGTGATCTATATTCAATTCCGCTCGCCCCGTTATATTCCATCGATCCAAACGTAGTCTAAATATATCACCATTTTACTGGATTTTGCTACTTAAAAAAAATAGCTTTCATGGAACAAGAAAAGGTGTAAAAGGATGTTGATATATTCAACTGGGTCCTGCTGTTGTAGTCAATGGTACCATATTATCGGGATAGGGAAGTATAATACTAATGCTCTTGTAGTCAAGGCATCCTCCAAATTGATTTACATCCTCCAAATTGATTTCCTTATTGTGTAATCTATAGACTAATGCATGTTAAAACACATTCAAATTAGAATATACAAATTACAATATTTACTCTGTGGGTTTTGGAACTTTTTATTGTTATTTCCCCAATTGATAAGTAAATACATAAGAAAAGAAATTGGTCACAGTCATGGCAACATTTTTCCATTTCTT encodes:
- the LOC131613514 gene encoding ATP synthase subunit d, mitochondrial, translated to MSGPAKKVVDVAFKAGKNIDWEGMAKLLVSDEARREFSGLRRAFDEVNSQLQTKFSQEPEPIDWEYYRKGIGPRLVDMYKEAYESIEIPKFVDTVTPQYKPKFEALYVELKEAEEKSWKESERLEKEIAEVQELKKNISTMTADEYFAKHPELKKKFDDEIRNDQWGY